The Athalia rosae chromosome 7, iyAthRosa1.1, whole genome shotgun sequence genome window below encodes:
- the LOC105686943 gene encoding opsin, blue-sensitive produces MFFNESVLITPAAFVGGVGQVQQMQERLLGWNVPPEHAELVHPHWRGFLAPGKFWHIGLALIYFMLMVMSLVGNGCVVWIFTTSKCLRTASNMFVVNLALFDLVMMLEMPMLITNSFLERMIGWQLGCDIYATLGSIAGIGSAINNAAIAFDRYRTISCPIDGRLNGKQAAVIVALTWFWSLPFSLLPIGNIWGRYVPEGFLTTCSFDFLSEDQDTKVFVGAIFIWSYAIPITLIVYFYSQLIGSVRRHEKMLRDQAKKMNVKSLVSNQDKDRSTEMRIAKVAFTIFFLFLCSWTPYAIVAMIGAFGNRESLTPFSTMLPALCAKSVSCIDPWIYAINHPRYRQELQKRCQWMGIHEPEPTTHDSASATTEKMKTDEA; encoded by the exons ATGTTCTTCAACGAGTCCGTCCTCATCACGCCCGCAGCCTTTGTCGGCGGTGTTGG GCAAGTTCAACAAATGCAGGAGCGACTGTTGGGGTGGAACGTGCCGCCCGAGCATGCCGAACTCGTTCATCCCCATTGGAGAGGTTTTTTGGCGCCGGGAAAATTTTGGCACATCGGTTTAGCCCTGATCTATTTTATGTTGATGGTGATGTCGTTGGTCGGTAACGGCTGCGTCGTTTGGATCTTTACAAC TTCCAAGTGCCTGAGGACGGCGTCCAACATGTTCGTCGTGAATCTGGCGCTATTCGACCTCGTCATGATGCTGGAAATGCCGATGCTGATAACGAACAGTTTTCTCGAGCGCATGATCGGATGGCAATTAGGTTGCGATATCTACGCTACCCTCGGCAGCATCGCCGGAATCGGTTCGGCCATCAACAACGCCGCGATCGCCTTCGACAGATACAG AACTATTTCCTGCCCAATAGACGGAAGACTGAATGGAAAACAGGCCGCGGTAATCGTGGCTCTGACGTGGTTCTGGTCGCTGCCGTTTTCGCTGTTGCCTATCGGAAATATCTGGGGACGTTACGTACCAG agGGATTTCTCACGACGTGCAGTTTCGATTTTCTCAGCGAAGACCAGGACACCAAAGTATTCGTGGGAGCGATTTTCATCTGGTCATACGCGATACCCATTACCCTGATCGTTTACTTCTACTCCCAGCTTATCGGTAGCGTTCGCAGACACGAGAAGATGCTTCGCGATCAG GCCAAGAAAATGAACGTCAAGTCCCTGGTGTCTAACCAAGACAAGGACAGGAGCACCGAGATGAGAATCGCGAAGGTCGCGTTCACGATATTCTTTTTGTTCCTGTGCTCGTGGACGCCTTACGCGATCGTTGCGATGATCGGCGCTTTTGGAAATCG cGAGTCTCTCACTCCGTTCTCAACCATGTTACCGGCGCTGTGCGCCAAGAGTGTATCCTGCATCGATCCTTGGATCTACGCGATCAATCATCCGAG GTACAGGCAGGAACTTCAGAAGCGGTGTCAGTGGATGGGAATTCATGAACCGGAGCCAACGACGCATGACTCAGCGTCGGCTACCaccgaaaaaatgaagacggaCGAGGCTTGA